The following coding sequences are from one Triticum dicoccoides isolate Atlit2015 ecotype Zavitan chromosome 4A, WEW_v2.0, whole genome shotgun sequence window:
- the LOC119288721 gene encoding uncharacterized protein LOC119288721 — protein MDLHLPIVHPGAAPAGNVEMGHQAPAAAVNPPPPAAHDQPAVNQQQLGGQGPNTWVGNDANTLLVVATLITTLTYQLGTNIPGGYWQETKSVDGRELYRAGDPIMRDLHRPRYWLFMAASWAGFASSMVMTLSLLVRMSADSRHVRWSFVVAYSSLVLTFVVSQPRTHLSMDILVWAGVLAFLWLVISVHPEHRTRIVQALCCSHRN, from the exons ATGGACCTCCACCTCCCCATAGTTCACCCAGGCGCGGCGCCGGCGGGCAACGTCGAGATGGGCCACCAAGCACCAGCAGCAGCCGTGAACCCGCCGCCACCAGCGGCTCACGACCAGCCGGCCGTGAACCAGCAGCAGCTCGGCGGGCAGGGACCGAACACCTGGGTCGGCAACGACGCCAACACGCTGCTGGTGGTGGCCACGCTGATCACCACGCTCACCTACCAGCTCGGCACCAACATCCCCGGCGGGTACTGGCAGGAGACAAAGTCGGTGGACGGCAGGGAGCTTTACCGCGCCGGCGACCCCATCATGCGCGACCTGCACCGCCCAAG GTACTGGCTGTTCATGGCGGCGAGCTGGGCTGGGTTCGCGAGCTCGATGGTGATGACGCTGAGCCTGCTGGTGCGGATGTCGGCGGACTCGCGGCACGTGCGGTGGTCGTTCGTGGTGGCCTACTCCAGCCTCGTGCTCACCTTCGTGGTGTCGCAGCCCAGGACTCACCTGTCCATGGACATCCTCGTCTGGGCGGGCGTCCTCGCCTTCCTCTGGCTCGTCATCAGCGTCCACCCGGAGCACCGCACGCGCATCGTCCAGGCACTCTGCTGCAGCCACCGCAACTAG